A single Ascochyta rabiei chromosome 4, complete sequence DNA region contains:
- a CDS encoding CCR4-NOT core DEDD RNase subunit encodes MPPRFPGHNLSNPFAHLSAPIHQQPQLQQQHQQHQPNMPHPSFGGGNQAHNINLFGQNQHAFQSNNAGLTGGLGGAGLGAAAGLGGVSGGTGLDGHEARMRFAHGAQLQQDAVRGQDGTKGLAGQRIRDVWRSNLHQEMDLLRSLIDQYPYISMDTEFPGVVARPIGDFNSKASYHYQTVRCNVDLLKIIQLGVTLFSIQGEIPPSQLDSSTLQYQPKSLQRYANNIVMCPCTWSFNFQFSLEDDMYNEESIQMLKKSGADFEKHASQGIDPQEFGSLLITSGMTLSEDVNWISFHSGYDFAYLVKMLSSKPLPEDEDSYRKLVEVFFPRLLDVKYLWRHANNLVRRGIIGASATSILNNLGTKSGLQDLADELGCQRIGNSHTAGSDAWLTGTVFWELKKKIFDGSIPDEMNGQMWGLTGVGPPASATAQAAVLAAQGQQNLTGFQGLNGGMMFHPGNARHGDGPSTPTNHPAGLATTPGPTGHMTPGGGYGGYGGNK; translated from the exons ATGCCACCCCGCTTTCCTGGCCACAACCTCTCGAACCCCTTTGCTCATCTCTCTGCGCCTATCCACCAACAACCACAGCTGCAACAGCAGCACCAACAGCACCAACCGAACATGCCGCACCCTAGTTTCGGAGGCGGCAACCAGGCACACAACATCAACCTCTTCGGCCAGAACCAGCATGCCTTCCAGTCGAATAACGCAGGGCTTACCGGCGGCCTCGGTGGCGCAGGGCTAGGGGCAGCAGCTGGTCTTGGTGGGGTCAGTGGAGGCACAGGGCTAGACGGCCACGAGGCGCGTATGCGTTTCGCTCACGGTGCTCAACTGCAACAGGACGCTGTTCGTGGTCAGGATGGCACAAAGGGCCTTGCAGGGCAAAGGATACGCGACGTTTGGAGATCAAACCTGCACCAAGAGATGGATCTGCTGCGCTCCCTCATCGACCAGTACCCGTACATCAGCATG GACACCGAGTTCCCTGGTGTTGTCGCACGACCCATCGGCGACTTCAACTCGAAAGCCTCATACCACTACCAGACAGTGCGCTGCAACGTCGACCTCCTCAAGATCATTCAGCTCGGTGTTACACTATTCTCGATACAAGGCGAAATTCCTCCCTCACAGCTCGACTCGTCGACATTGCAATACCAACCCAAGTCGCTCCAGCGATACGCAAACAACATAGTCATGTGTCCATGCACGTGGAGCTTCAACTTCCAGTTTTCGCTTGAAGACGATATGTACAACGAGGAATCCATTCAGATGCTGAAAAAGTCAGGTGCCGATTTTGAGAAGCATGCATCACAAGGCATTGACCCCCAGGAATTTGGGTCGCTCCTGATCACATCAGGCATGACACTTTCAGAAGATGTCAACTGGATATCTTTCCACTCTGGCTACGACTTTGCATACCTGGTCAAGATGCTAAGCTCCAAGCCATTGCCTGAGGACGAAGACTCTTACCGCAAGCTCGTCGAAGTTTTCTTCCCTCGCCTCCTCGATGTCAAGTACCTTTGGCGACACGCGAACAACCTCGTCCGTCGTGGCATAATAGGTGCCTCAGCCACCAGTATCCTAAACAACCTGGGTACAAAGTCAGGGCTCCAGGATCTTGCCGATGAACTGGGATGCCAACGGATCGGTAACTCGCACACGGCAGGCTCTGATGCGTGGCTCACCGGTACTGTCTTCTGGGAAttgaagaagaagatctTCGACGGATCCATTCCAGACGAGATGAACGGGCAGATGTGGGGGTTGACAGGCGTTGGACCACCGGCCAGCGCAACAGCACAAGCTGCTGTGCTTGCTGCTCAAGGGCAGCAGAACCTCACTGGGTTCCAGGGCCTGAACGGCGGCATGATGTTCCACCCTGGAAACGCGAGACACGGCGACGGTCCAAGCACGCCAACAAACCATCCAGCTGGTCTCGCCACAACCCCTGGACCTACAGGTCATATGACCCCAGGTGGTGGCTATGGAGGCTACGGCGGTAACAAATAG
- a CDS encoding Glutathionyl-hydroquinone reductase produces the protein MTASKLRPDQPLHQRNPCGGLPSKFRDTIPSEQFPAEKDRYVLYVNMVCPWAHRAVIVRALKGLEGIIQIVEVDARDTIHGWYFSGQRGPECDPTYGFRWLKELYLKADPSYTGRVTIPMLWDRQRGTIVNNESGDIMRILINAFDKLLPSEMREANKGPAALVPEHLQSEIDELNSWVYNTVNNGVYKIGFATSQAMYDEHIHKLFQSLDRLEDHLSEAKHQPYLFGKYITEADIRLYTTLIRFDVAYYPLFKCNIKMIRLDYPRLHTWLRRLYWHEGPETAYGAFKKSTRFDVIKHGYAAVTVGNGVVPAGPVPPIMPL, from the exons ATGACTGCTTCTAAA CTTCGTCCCGATCAGCCTCTTCACCAGAGAAACCCTTGTGGTGGTTTGCCCTCTAAGTTTCGAGATACCATACCATCAGAACAGTTTCCCGCGGAGAAAGATCGATACGTATTATACGTCAATATGGTCTGTCCGTGGGCGCATCGAGCGGTTATTGTGCGGGCTTTGAAGGGCTTAGAGGGCATCATACAGATTGTTGAGGTCGACGCAAGAGATACAATCCATGGCTGGTACTTCTCCGGTCAACGTGGACCAGAATGTGATCCAACGTATGGCTTCAGATGGCTCAAAGAGCTTTATTTGAAGGCAGATCCAAGCTACACAGGGAGGGTTACCATACCTATGTTATGGGATAGGCAACGTG GTACCATTGTGAACAACGAGAGCGGAGACATTATGCGTATACTGATCAACGCATTCGATAAACTCCTGCCATCTGAGATGCGCGAGGCCAACAAAGGGCCTGCCGCCCTTGTCCCCGAGCATTTGCAAAGCGAAATCGACGAGCTCAATTCGTGGGTCTACAATACAGTCAACAACGGTGTCTACAAGATAGGGTTTGCTACATCACAGGCCATGTACGACGAGCACATTCATAAGCTCTTCCAGTCACTAGATCGATTAGAGGATCATCTCTCAGAGGCTAAACACCAGCCCTATTTGTTTGGAAAATACATCACTGAAGCTGACATTCGCCTCTACACTACTCTCATCCGATTTGACGTCGCGTATTACCCACTGTTCAAGTGCAACATCAAAATGATTCGCTTGGATTACCCGCGACTACACACTTGGTTGAGACGTCTTTACTGGCATGAGGGCCCAGAGACAGCTTATGGAGCGTTCAAGAAAAGCACTCGCTTTGATGTG ATCAAGCATGGTTATGCCGCCGTAACAGTGGGTAATGGGGTGGTTCCTGCCGGACCTGTGCCGCCTATCATGCCACTGTGA
- a CDS encoding 1-alkyl-2-acetylglycerophosphocholine esterase, whose protein sequence is MVFGLSRLTPRRIIFFTSASVLFWIFVIGLTPITSPLPPYTGPYEVGILDVETAVQKRVIRKATLKETGNNAFELSTLAVTLYYPSSLPNAPPSKRPWARPWLPQPVSLIGQGYARLAGVSLLSPVFTFVLWALGSATVIPGVVDAPILSGSEKVLVDESAGAGGFGKILEAAEQEHTELKRDDKLGMLPCVVFTHGMAGMSQSYSHYLGSIASHGYLVAAVEHRDGSGPGTIVHYPNETERNVWHMKLKDLVSYPTMADLELKEAQLAFREAEVAETIKLFAQLNVGETPIVNLKPKSSREALPGFKDRLDLSAVTIAGHSYGATGVLQALKSAGPRDLNLNGGIALDPGKGSGPLNKDIDVPLLVMQSGEWTEKQTEFYGQGWHFDVVKKIVENVKGGWMMTLTGTAHPSCTDAPLIVPWIMKLVTKTSLDSRVALREYIDASVHFLKYLQTGEKKGVLASDVTSTAGPLGDADKREKTKGQYGADWEVHVVPKSKSE, encoded by the exons ATGGTCTTCGGCCTAAGCCGACTAACGCCACGGCGTATCATCTTCTTCACATCCGCATCTGTGCTCTTTTGGATATTCGTGATTGGCTTAACGCCGATAACGTCACCACTACCTCCTTACACTGGCCCATATGAGGTCGGCATCTTAGATGTCGAGACAGCGGTCCAGAAGCGGGTTATTCGCAAAGCCACACTGAAAGAGACAGGAAACAACGCTTTCGAGTTGTCGACTCTGGCTGTCACGCTGTATTACCCCTCTTCCTTGCCCAACGCTCCTCCTTCGAAACGGCCATGGGCACGTCCTTGGCTCCCACAGCCAGTGTCTTTGATTGGCCAAGGGTATGCTCGCCTCGCTGGCGTGTCGTTATTGAGCCCTGTTTTCACCTTTGTCCTATGGGCGCTGGGTTCTGCGACCGTCATTCCAGGTGTTGTTGATGCACCAATCCTCTCTGGCTCCGAGAAAGTACTTGTCGATGAGAGTGCAGGTGCTGGTGGCTTTGGCAAAATCTTGGAAGCCGCTGAACAAGAGCATACCGAACTCAAAAGGGACGACAAGCTCGGTATGCTACCATGTGTCGTGTTCACGCACGGTATGGCTGGCATGAGCCAGAGTTATTCGCACTACCTGGGAAGCATAGCCAGTCACGGCTACCTGGTGGCGGCAGTTGAGCATCGTGACGGAAGCGGACCGGGTACCATCGTCCACTACCCCAACGAAACCGAAAGAAACGTTTGGCACATGAAGCTGAAAGACCTTGT CTCTTACCCAACAATGGCCGATCTCGAACTCAAGGAAGCTCAGCTAGCTTTCCGCGAAGCCGAAGTTGCAGAAACCATCAAGCTTTTTGCTCAACTCAACGTCGGCGAGACTCCAATCGTCAACTTGAAGCCCAAATCTTCTCGCGAAGCACTTCCTGGCTTCAAAGACCGCCTTGACCTCTCGGCCGTTACTATCGCTGGCCACTCATACGGTGCAACAGGCGTCTTACAAGCCCTGAAGTCAGCCGGACCCAGGGATTTGAATCTCAATGGAGGTATCGCACTTGATCCTGGAAAGGGTTCAGGTCCGCTAAACAAGGATATCGATGTTCCACTACTGGTTATGCAGAGCGGAGAATGGACCGAGAAGCAAACCGAGTTCTACGGACAAGGCTGGCATTTTGATGTGGTGAAGAAGATTGTTGAGAATGTCAAGGGCGGCTGGATGATGACTTTGA CCGGAACCGCTCACCCATCATGTACTGACGCACCCTTGATCGTCCCCTGGATCATGAAGCTCGTGACCAAAACTTCGCTGGACTCAAGAGTTGCGCTGCGCGAATACATTGACGCGTCGGTCCACTTCTTGAAGTACCTCCAGACAGGGGAAAAGAAGGGCGTCCTTGCTAGTGACGTCACCAGCACAGCAGGCCCTCTGGGAGATGCTGACAAGCGCGAGAAGACCAAGGGCCAATATGGAGCAGATTGGGAAGTCCACGTTGTGCCAAAGTCAAAGTCCGAGTAA